Within Bacillus sp. E(2018), the genomic segment CAGATACTTAAAAGAGTTCACAGTTGAAGCGAACCCAGAGCAGACAACAAAAGAAAAGATCGCCGTCTTAAAAGCCAATGGAGTTAACCGGCTAAGCATTGGCGTTCAGGCCTTTCAAACTTCTTTGCTAAAGAAATTGGGCAGAACACATAACCAAGAAGATGTCTATTCGACGATTGCTGAGGCAAGAAAAGCAGGAATCGATAACATGTCGATTGATCTTATGTTCGGACTGCCAGGCCAAACGATGGATATGTTTAAAGAATCAGTAGAAAAGGCTTTAGCATTAGAAGTTCCTCACATTTCGTCTTATTCTTTGCAGATTGAAAAGAAAACCGTGTTTTACAATTTGGCTCAAAAAGGTAAGCTGATTCTTCCAGAACAAGAGCTCGAGGCTGCCATGTATGAGTACTTGATTGAGGCGCTTGATAAAAAAGGATTCAAGCAATATGAGATCAGCAATTTTGCAATTCCGGGGTTTGAGAGCAAGCATAATCTCCAATACTGGAACAATAATGAATATTTTGGAATAGGTGCTGGTGCTCATAGTTACGTAGAGGGAACACGAAGAAGAAATGCGGGTCCACTAAAACAATATATGAACTTGGTAGACGAACATGGTTTTCCGTATATTGAAGAACATCAGGTTCCACTAGTTGAAAAGATGGAAGAAGAAATGTTCATGGGGCTTCGTAAACAAGAAGGTGTTTCTGATAAAACGTTTATGAATCGTTATGGGAGATCCATGTTTGATATTTATAAAGAGCCCATTCAAAGACTTATTCAAAAAGGCTGGCTACAACAAAGGGGTGACACTCTTCTTTTAACGAAGGATGGAAGACCTCTAGGCAACGAAGTATTTCAAGAATTTATTGGTGTAGTTTTAGATTGACAACGCAGAGTACCTTTTGGTAACTTATATTATAGATTTAGCACTCGCTCTTTTAGAGTGCTAACAAGTGGGGTGATTGTATGTTAACGGAACGACAACTCTTTATTCTGCGTGTTTTAATAGATGACTATATTAAGCATGTTGAGCCTGTAGGTTCCCGTACGATCTCTAAACGAGAGGACATTACCTACAGTCCCGCGACGATTCGAAACGAACTTGCGGACTTGGAGGATCTTGGCTTTCTAGAGAAAACCCATACATCATCTGGTAGAATTCCATCTGAAAAAGGATATCGATTTTACGTAGACCACCTTCTTCCTTCTCTTTCTATGAA encodes:
- the hemW gene encoding radical SAM family heme chaperone HemW — protein: MLKAAYLHIPFCVQICHYCDFNKIFIHQQPVDEYLQSMKKEMIHTTARFKDYEMETIFVGGGTPTSLSEQQLQTFLSDVNEVLGNRYLKEFTVEANPEQTTKEKIAVLKANGVNRLSIGVQAFQTSLLKKLGRTHNQEDVYSTIAEARKAGIDNMSIDLMFGLPGQTMDMFKESVEKALALEVPHISSYSLQIEKKTVFYNLAQKGKLILPEQELEAAMYEYLIEALDKKGFKQYEISNFAIPGFESKHNLQYWNNNEYFGIGAGAHSYVEGTRRRNAGPLKQYMNLVDEHGFPYIEEHQVPLVEKMEEEMFMGLRKQEGVSDKTFMNRYGRSMFDIYKEPIQRLIQKGWLQQRGDTLLLTKDGRPLGNEVFQEFIGVVLD